One stretch of Streptomyces agglomeratus DNA includes these proteins:
- a CDS encoding CGNR zinc finger domain-containing protein: MNDRAPAPGELALVEALVNTLDVEKGADSLDTEDGRTAFGLAEADVPAARELREALRAACLAHAGHDVPTESLDRLLAAAPLLVTVDGAGAAALRPADPEALVSRVAAAIATATADGTWLRLKACEAQDCLWAYYDRSPAGRSRWCTMAVCGSRAKMRKYRAGRARSS; encoded by the coding sequence ATGAACGACAGGGCACCCGCACCCGGAGAGCTCGCCCTGGTGGAAGCCCTGGTGAACACGCTGGACGTGGAGAAGGGCGCCGATTCCCTCGACACGGAGGACGGCCGCACGGCCTTCGGCCTCGCCGAGGCCGACGTACCGGCGGCGCGTGAACTCCGCGAGGCCCTGCGCGCAGCGTGCCTGGCCCACGCGGGACACGACGTACCCACCGAGTCCCTCGACCGGCTGCTCGCGGCGGCTCCGCTGCTGGTCACCGTGGACGGCGCGGGCGCGGCCGCCCTGCGGCCCGCGGACCCCGAGGCACTGGTCTCCCGTGTCGCCGCCGCCATCGCCACGGCGACCGCAGACGGGACCTGGCTGCGGCTCAAGGCGTGCGAGGCGCAGGACTGCCTGTGGGCGTACTACGACCGCAGCCCGGCGGGCCGCAGCCGCTGGTGCACGATGGCGGTCTGCGGCAGCCGAGCCAAGATGCGCAAATACCGCGCGGGCCGCGCGCGCTCGTCCTGA
- a CDS encoding protein phosphatase 2C domain-containing protein — translation MQQEWVDGAGAGAGAEEPGDPLHETWRSVESVVSPSAAAALDPVDLVQAPGSEPNPADTTGPPVPDAPRPPVPDAPRPPVLDAPWHSGNKPPMYPPVPQGLPAAGGDPDAAVLPDIVVDGAQYGPLTVRAVSVRGDSHRYLGEPRQDALCVTRIGGPGAGEMLLLAVADGVGSALRSHIGSNEACRLAAAYLDRVAGNLFTALEAGDGTAFAELADHVVGQIAVLLTDRAVRAGHDPGAYATTLRVLLVPVDPAVRTRGFLAVGDGGTSLLRDGAWQLDITGEEDEGSGMIDTRTAALPLARTAVTRLVGPVRPGDVLVLCTDGLSTPLAGEPRMREFLGAAWGSGAVPGPADFLWQAQFRVKSYDDDRTAVVLWEGGA, via the coding sequence ATGCAGCAGGAGTGGGTGGACGGAGCCGGGGCCGGGGCGGGAGCCGAGGAGCCCGGCGATCCGTTGCACGAGACCTGGCGGTCGGTCGAGTCGGTCGTGTCCCCGTCGGCAGCAGCCGCCCTCGACCCGGTGGACCTCGTTCAGGCCCCCGGCTCGGAGCCCAACCCGGCCGACACCACGGGACCGCCGGTGCCCGACGCCCCGCGTCCGCCGGTGCCCGACGCCCCGCGTCCGCCGGTGCTCGACGCCCCCTGGCACAGCGGGAACAAGCCGCCCATGTATCCGCCCGTCCCGCAGGGTCTGCCGGCCGCCGGCGGCGACCCGGACGCCGCGGTGCTGCCCGACATCGTCGTCGACGGTGCGCAGTACGGCCCGCTGACCGTACGGGCCGTTTCGGTGCGGGGCGACTCCCACCGGTATCTCGGCGAACCCCGGCAGGACGCGCTGTGCGTGACCCGGATCGGCGGTCCCGGGGCGGGGGAGATGCTCCTGCTCGCCGTCGCGGACGGCGTCGGCTCCGCGCTCCGCTCGCACATCGGCTCCAACGAGGCGTGCCGCCTGGCCGCCGCCTACCTGGACCGGGTGGCGGGCAACCTGTTCACCGCGCTGGAGGCCGGTGACGGTACGGCGTTCGCGGAACTGGCCGACCACGTGGTGGGGCAGATCGCCGTACTGCTCACGGACCGTGCCGTACGCGCCGGACACGACCCCGGGGCGTACGCCACGACTCTGCGGGTCCTCCTGGTCCCCGTCGACCCGGCCGTGCGCACCCGCGGCTTCCTCGCGGTCGGAGACGGCGGTACGTCGCTGCTCCGCGACGGCGCGTGGCAGCTGGACATCACCGGCGAGGAGGACGAGGGCTCCGGGATGATCGACACGCGTACGGCCGCCCTGCCGCTCGCCCGCACCGCCGTGACGCGCCTCGTCGGCCCCGTCCGCCCCGGCGACGTCCTCGTGCTCTGCACCGACGGGCTCTCGACGCCCCTGGCGGGGGAGCCGCGGATGCGGGAGTTCCTCGGCGCGGCGTGGGGGAGCGGCGCGGTCCCCGGTCCGGCCGACTTCCTCTGGCAGGCGCAGTTCCGGGTCAAGTCGTACGACGACGACCGGACCGCGGTGGTCCTGTGGGAAGGCGGCGCGTGA
- a CDS encoding VOC family protein, giving the protein MSSTAVAKLGTVVLDCPDPDALARFYAGLLGGEPKADGPDWVNLAGYEGTPLAFQAAPGFVPPRWPAPEGSQQFHLDLTVDDLDAAEERVLGLGAKPLDTADRDRSWRVYADPAGHPFCLCAC; this is encoded by the coding sequence ATGAGCAGCACAGCAGTGGCCAAGCTGGGAACCGTCGTACTGGACTGTCCGGACCCGGATGCCCTCGCGCGCTTCTACGCCGGGCTGCTGGGAGGTGAGCCCAAGGCGGACGGCCCGGACTGGGTGAATCTCGCGGGGTACGAGGGGACGCCGCTGGCGTTCCAGGCGGCGCCCGGGTTCGTACCGCCGCGGTGGCCCGCGCCGGAGGGCTCGCAGCAGTTCCATCTCGACCTGACCGTCGACGACCTGGACGCGGCGGAAGAACGGGTGCTCGGCCTCGGCGCGAAGCCGCTGGACACGGCCGACCGCGACCGGTCCTGGCGGGTCTACGCCGACCCGGCCGGGCACCCGTTCTGCCTCTGCGCCTGCTGA
- a CDS encoding tellurium resistance protein, translating to MSTDNRPRGVIRLREPRNPVRPDGPPPTLLTRADPQARIAGRGVLQANLNWLPEAGADLNLCCLVSSTDGSATVVQSLGDDYGSLTSPPYVALDHDDRTGESSDGETLRVSIEHRAAFKRLLFFVYIYEGAADFRDLGAVATVTAPSGDGCRILLDDSPPGSTACAVALVAPDNGGLSVRREVRWFTGWPVMAPHRQINDAYGFGIESWTTMEKRRR from the coding sequence ATGAGCACCGACAACCGTCCGCGCGGAGTGATCCGGCTGCGGGAACCGCGTAATCCGGTCCGCCCCGACGGGCCACCGCCAACCCTGCTCACCAGGGCCGATCCGCAGGCGCGCATCGCCGGCCGGGGCGTGCTCCAGGCGAACCTGAACTGGCTGCCGGAGGCCGGGGCGGACTTGAACCTGTGCTGCCTGGTGTCGTCCACGGACGGCTCCGCGACGGTGGTGCAGTCCCTGGGGGACGACTACGGCTCGCTCACCTCACCGCCGTACGTCGCCCTCGACCACGACGACCGGACGGGAGAGTCCTCCGACGGCGAGACGCTGCGGGTCAGCATCGAGCACCGCGCCGCCTTCAAGCGGCTGCTGTTCTTCGTCTACATCTACGAGGGTGCGGCGGACTTCCGCGACCTCGGCGCCGTCGCGACCGTCACGGCGCCTTCCGGCGACGGCTGCCGCATCCTGCTCGACGACTCGCCCCCGGGGTCGACTGCCTGCGCCGTCGCCCTGGTCGCCCCGGACAACGGCGGACTCTCGGTGCGCCGGGAGGTCCGCTGGTTCACCGGCTGGCCGGTGATGGCTCCTCACCGGCAGATCAACGACGCGTACGGCTTCGGCATCGAGTCCTGGACCACGATGGAGAAGCGGCGCCGCTGA
- a CDS encoding vWA domain-containing protein, whose product MQILPFYLLCDESGSMSGDPIEAINEALPELHHEISTNPTVADKTRFCLIGFSSSANVLQPLVDLSDIDEVPALAAGGLTSYGDAFRTLLRCIEADVAALKAQGHEVYRPVAFFLSDGIPTDDGWEQAHKELTQSRFCPKIIAFGIGDAEAATIGQVANFRAFIQQEAKVSPAQALREFASSLTRSIVRSASSIAADGGSGFSLAVDETVPGFSTVSLDKL is encoded by the coding sequence GTGCAGATTCTTCCGTTCTACCTGCTCTGTGACGAGTCGGGCTCGATGTCGGGCGACCCGATCGAAGCGATCAACGAGGCTCTGCCCGAGCTGCATCACGAGATCAGCACCAACCCGACGGTCGCGGACAAGACGAGGTTCTGTCTGATCGGCTTCTCCAGCAGCGCCAATGTGCTGCAACCGCTCGTGGACCTGAGCGACATCGACGAGGTGCCGGCCCTGGCGGCCGGCGGGCTCACCTCGTACGGGGACGCGTTCCGTACGCTGCTGCGGTGCATCGAGGCGGATGTGGCGGCGCTGAAGGCACAGGGGCACGAGGTCTACCGCCCGGTCGCCTTCTTCCTCTCCGACGGGATTCCCACGGACGACGGCTGGGAGCAGGCGCACAAGGAGCTGACCCAGTCCCGCTTCTGCCCCAAGATCATCGCCTTCGGGATCGGTGACGCGGAAGCGGCGACCATCGGGCAGGTGGCCAACTTCCGTGCCTTCATCCAGCAGGAGGCCAAAGTGTCACCGGCGCAGGCGCTGCGCGAGTTCGCGTCCAGCCTGACCCGTTCCATCGTGCGGTCGGCGAGCAGCATCGCCGCCGACGGAGGGTCCGGCTTCTCCCTCGCCGTGGACGAGACCGTGCCCGGCTTCTCGACCGTTTCCCTCGACAAGCTCTGA
- the purE gene encoding 5-(carboxyamino)imidazole ribonucleotide mutase: MTTPAASAPVVGIVMGSDSDWPVMEAAAKALDEFSIPYEVDVVSAHRMPREMIAYGEDADGRGLKVIIAGAGGAAHLPGMLASVTPLPVIGVPVPLKYLDGMDSLLSIVQMPAGVPVATVSVAGARNAGLLATRMLAAHDPELLARMREFQQELNDQATEKGKRLRAKAQGADAFGFGK, translated from the coding sequence ATGACGACCCCTGCTGCTTCCGCTCCCGTAGTCGGCATCGTGATGGGATCGGACTCCGACTGGCCCGTCATGGAGGCGGCGGCCAAGGCGCTGGACGAGTTCTCGATCCCGTACGAGGTCGACGTCGTCTCGGCGCACCGGATGCCGCGCGAGATGATCGCGTACGGCGAGGACGCGGACGGCCGCGGCCTCAAGGTGATCATCGCGGGCGCGGGCGGCGCGGCGCACCTGCCCGGCATGCTGGCGTCGGTGACGCCGCTGCCGGTGATCGGCGTACCGGTCCCGCTCAAGTACCTCGACGGCATGGACTCGCTCCTGTCGATCGTGCAGATGCCGGCCGGCGTGCCGGTCGCCACCGTGTCGGTCGCGGGCGCGCGCAACGCGGGACTCCTGGCGACCCGCATGCTTGCGGCGCACGACCCCGAACTCCTGGCCCGCATGAGGGAGTTCCAGCAGGAGCTGAACGACCAGGCCACGGAGAAGGGCAAGCGGCTGCGCGCCAAGGCGCAGGGCGCGGACGCGTTCGGCTTCGGCAAGTGA
- a CDS encoding UDP-glucose dehydrogenase family protein yields the protein MALKITVIGTGYLGATHAAAMAELGFDVLGLDVVPEKIEMLAAGRVPMYEPGLEELLRKHVAGIEGSSGRLRFTTSWEEVGAFGDIHFVCVNTPQKHGEYACDMSYVESAFASLAPQLTRPALVVGKSTVPVGSAARLAAKLAELAPVGADAELAWNPEFLREGFAVQDTLHPDRIVAGVESERAEKLLREVYAGPIEEGSPFVVTDFPTAELVKTSANSFLATKISFINAMAEVCEAADGDVVKLAEAIGYDERIGKKFLRAGIGFGGGCLPKDIRAFMARAGELGADQALTFLREVDSINMRRRGHMVELAREAVGGAGGFLGKRVAVLGATFKPDSDDVRDSPALNVAGQIHLQGGQVTVYDPKGMENAQRLFPTLGYAPTAVDAVRGADVVLHLTEWREFRELDPEVLGEVAAERLILDGRNALDPELWRGAGWTYRAMGRPKA from the coding sequence ATGGCCCTCAAGATCACCGTGATCGGCACCGGGTACCTCGGCGCCACCCACGCCGCGGCCATGGCTGAGCTGGGGTTCGACGTCCTCGGCCTGGACGTCGTGCCGGAGAAGATCGAGATGCTGGCGGCGGGCAGGGTCCCGATGTACGAACCGGGACTGGAGGAGCTGCTGCGCAAGCACGTGGCGGGCATCGAGGGCTCCAGCGGACGGCTGCGCTTCACGACCTCCTGGGAGGAGGTCGGCGCGTTCGGCGACATCCACTTCGTGTGCGTGAACACGCCGCAGAAGCACGGTGAGTACGCGTGCGACATGAGTTACGTCGAGTCCGCATTCGCCTCGCTCGCCCCCCAGCTCACCCGCCCGGCCCTCGTCGTCGGCAAGTCGACCGTCCCGGTCGGCAGCGCCGCCCGGCTCGCGGCGAAGCTCGCGGAGCTGGCGCCGGTGGGGGCGGACGCGGAGCTGGCGTGGAACCCGGAGTTCCTGCGCGAGGGGTTCGCCGTACAGGACACGCTGCACCCCGACCGGATCGTGGCGGGTGTGGAGAGCGAGCGCGCGGAGAAGCTGCTGCGCGAGGTGTACGCCGGTCCGATCGAGGAGGGCTCGCCCTTCGTCGTGACCGACTTCCCGACCGCCGAACTGGTCAAGACGTCCGCGAACTCGTTCCTGGCGACGAAGATCTCCTTCATCAACGCCATGGCCGAGGTGTGCGAGGCGGCCGACGGCGACGTGGTGAAGCTGGCCGAGGCGATCGGGTACGACGAGCGGATCGGCAAGAAGTTCCTGCGGGCGGGCATCGGCTTCGGCGGCGGCTGCCTGCCGAAGGACATCCGGGCCTTCATGGCGCGCGCCGGTGAGCTGGGCGCCGACCAGGCGCTCACCTTCCTGCGCGAGGTCGACTCGATCAACATGCGCCGGCGCGGGCACATGGTGGAGCTGGCGCGCGAGGCGGTGGGCGGCGCCGGCGGCTTCCTGGGCAAGCGGGTCGCGGTGCTGGGCGCGACGTTCAAGCCGGACTCGGACGACGTACGCGACTCCCCGGCGCTCAACGTGGCCGGGCAGATCCATCTCCAGGGCGGCCAGGTCACGGTCTACGACCCCAAGGGCATGGAGAACGCCCAGCGTCTCTTCCCGACCCTCGGCTACGCCCCGACCGCCGTCGACGCGGTGCGCGGCGCGGACGTGGTGCTGCACCTGACGGAGTGGCGCGAGTTCCGGGAGCTGGACCCGGAGGTGCTGGGCGAGGTGGCCGCCGAGCGGCTGATCCTGGACGGACGCAACGCGCTGGACCCGGAGCTGTGGCGCGGTGCGGGCTGGACGTACCGGGCGATGGGCCGGCCGAAGGCGTAA
- a CDS encoding dipeptidase → MADLQDDPHTSSTAAVGELDRIPPTADPERTEPARPEHVPEAAPPEPPAELDGLVFDDLAYGEPEPGAEHEAGAEPEPGAEPEPEPAEPSAPEDSLGRARALLVEHPVADGFNRLAQILGQRQWHDLELGESTLDTDIPRLRTGGVGAQFWSLLVPAEYAGDRAISATLEQIDLIKKVVAAYPEGLRLALTAGDMADARNCGRIASLLGPVSGHALGDSLGTLRAYHALGVRSLAFAGTRWAGAKGEGLTPFGHEVVREMNRLGVVIDLTGVPAETVRGVLSVSRAPVLLSHSGARALTDAPANASDEVLHALTPDKGVCMVGFAPEQTVSRVADHLDHVREVAGRECVGLSGMYGADAADVPHGDDLRDVSCYPHLIAELLDRGWDEADLALLTWGNAARVVRDTEFTSRAARRRPAPVVT, encoded by the coding sequence ATGGCAGATTTGCAGGACGACCCGCACACCTCGTCCACCGCCGCCGTCGGCGAGCTCGACCGAATACCGCCGACGGCCGATCCGGAGCGCACCGAACCCGCGCGACCCGAGCACGTGCCCGAGGCAGCACCACCCGAGCCACCGGCGGAGCTCGACGGCCTCGTCTTCGACGACCTCGCGTACGGCGAACCCGAACCCGGAGCCGAACACGAAGCCGGAGCCGAACCCGAACCCGGAGCCGAACCCGAACCCGAACCCGCCGAGCCGTCCGCGCCCGAGGACAGCCTCGGCCGTGCCCGCGCGCTCCTCGTCGAGCATCCCGTCGCCGACGGGTTCAACCGGCTCGCCCAGATCCTCGGGCAGCGCCAGTGGCACGACCTCGAACTCGGCGAGAGCACGCTCGACACCGACATCCCCCGCCTGCGCACCGGCGGCGTGGGGGCCCAGTTCTGGTCCCTCCTCGTCCCGGCCGAGTACGCCGGCGACCGGGCCATCAGCGCCACGCTCGAACAGATCGACCTGATCAAGAAGGTCGTGGCGGCCTACCCCGAGGGCCTGCGCCTGGCCCTCACCGCCGGTGACATGGCCGACGCCCGCAACTGCGGACGCATCGCCTCCCTCCTCGGCCCCGTCTCGGGCCACGCCCTGGGCGACTCCCTCGGCACCCTCCGCGCCTACCACGCACTCGGTGTACGCAGCCTCGCGTTCGCCGGCACGCGCTGGGCGGGCGCCAAGGGGGAGGGGCTGACCCCCTTCGGCCACGAGGTCGTACGGGAGATGAACCGCCTCGGCGTGGTCATCGACCTCACCGGCGTCCCGGCCGAGACCGTGCGCGGTGTCCTGTCCGTGAGCCGCGCCCCGGTCCTCCTCTCCCACTCGGGCGCCCGCGCGCTCACCGACGCCCCGGCGAACGCCTCCGACGAGGTACTGCACGCCCTCACCCCCGACAAGGGCGTCTGCATGGTCGGCTTCGCGCCCGAACAGACCGTGAGCCGGGTGGCCGACCACCTCGATCACGTACGTGAGGTCGCGGGACGCGAGTGCGTGGGGCTCAGCGGGATGTACGGGGCCGACGCGGCCGACGTACCGCACGGGGACGACCTCCGGGACGTCTCGTGCTACCCGCATCTCATCGCGGAGCTGCTCGACCGCGGCTGGGACGAGGCGGACCTCGCCCTGCTGACGTGGGGCAACGCGGCACGAGTGGTACGGGACACCGAGTTCACGTCCCGCGCCGCCCGCCGCCGCCCCGCCCCCGTCGTCACCTGA
- a CDS encoding acyl-CoA dehydrogenase family protein — translation MAGSPDFDLYRPSEEHDMLRDAVRSLAEAKIAPYAAAVDEEARFPQEALDALVANDLQAIHVPEAYGGAGADALATVIVIEEVARACASSSLIPAVNKLGSLPVILSGSEELKKKYMTPLAKGEGMFSYCLSEPDAGSDAAGMKTKAVRDGDYWVLNGVKRWITNAGVSEYYTVMAVTDPTKRSKGISAFVVEKSDEGVSFGAPEKKLGIKGSPTREVYLDNVRIPADRMIGEEGTGFATAMKTLDHTRITIAAQALGIAQGALDYAKGYVQERKQFGKPIGDFQGVQFMLADMAMKLEAARQLTYAAAAKSERLDADLTFFGAAAKCYASDAAMEITTDAVQLLGGYGYTRDYPVERMMRDAKITQIYEGTNQVQRIVMARNLP, via the coding sequence TTGGCAGGCTCGCCTGATTTCGACCTGTACCGCCCGTCCGAAGAGCACGACATGCTCCGTGACGCGGTCCGCTCGCTCGCCGAGGCGAAGATCGCGCCGTACGCCGCGGCGGTCGACGAGGAGGCCCGCTTCCCGCAGGAGGCCCTGGACGCCCTGGTCGCCAACGACCTCCAGGCCATCCACGTCCCCGAGGCCTACGGCGGCGCGGGCGCCGACGCCCTGGCCACCGTCATCGTCATCGAAGAGGTCGCCCGCGCCTGTGCCTCCTCCTCGCTGATCCCGGCGGTCAACAAGCTCGGCTCGCTCCCCGTCATCCTCTCGGGCAGCGAAGAGCTGAAGAAGAAGTACATGACGCCGCTCGCGAAGGGCGAGGGCATGTTCTCGTACTGCCTCTCCGAGCCGGACGCGGGTTCCGACGCGGCGGGCATGAAGACCAAGGCGGTCCGCGACGGCGACTACTGGGTCCTCAACGGCGTGAAGCGGTGGATCACCAACGCGGGCGTCAGCGAGTACTACACGGTGATGGCCGTCACCGACCCGACCAAGCGCTCGAAGGGCATCAGCGCCTTCGTCGTCGAGAAGTCGGACGAGGGCGTCTCCTTCGGCGCGCCGGAGAAGAAGCTCGGCATCAAGGGCTCGCCGACCCGCGAGGTCTACCTCGACAACGTCCGCATCCCCGCCGACCGCATGATCGGCGAGGAGGGCACCGGCTTCGCCACGGCGATGAAGACCCTGGACCACACCCGCATCACGATCGCGGCCCAGGCGCTCGGCATCGCCCAGGGAGCCCTCGACTACGCCAAGGGCTACGTCCAGGAGCGCAAGCAGTTCGGCAAGCCGATCGGCGACTTCCAGGGCGTCCAGTTCATGCTCGCCGACATGGCCATGAAGCTGGAGGCCGCCCGTCAGCTGACGTACGCGGCCGCCGCCAAGTCCGAGCGCCTCGACGCCGACCTGACGTTCTTCGGCGCCGCGGCCAAGTGCTACGCCTCCGACGCCGCCATGGAGATCACCACGGACGCGGTCCAGCTTCTCGGCGGCTACGGCTACACGCGCGACTACCCGGTCGAGCGCATGATGCGCGACGCGAAGATCACCCAGATCTACGAGGGCACGAATCAGGTCCAGCGGATCGTCATGGCCCGCAACCTGCCGTAG